One window of the Thunnus albacares chromosome 3, fThuAlb1.1, whole genome shotgun sequence genome contains the following:
- the mri1 gene encoding methylthioribose-1-phosphate isomerase, with protein sequence MTLEAIRYRTGSLQILNQLLLPHQTVYDEIRSVQDAYEAIKSMKVRGAPAIAIVGCLSLAVELRAGAGGDDPVTFIRESLCQLTSARPTAVNMGRAARELMEFAENESMEKNSEQLRESVIAWIEDMLERDVNDNRKIGNYGAQHILSGVPRDSVTILTHCNTGSLATAGYGTALGVVRSLHGLGRLKRVYCTETRPYNQGSRLTAYEAVAEGIPATLITDSMAALTMREMDITAVVVGADRVVANGDTANKVGTYQLAIAAKHHGIPFYVAAPSTSCDLSLESGRDIIIEVRPPEELTSINGVSIAAPGIEVWNPAFDVTPHQLITGGIITELGVFLPSELQAALTGRLTAL encoded by the exons ATGACGCTGGAAGCGATCCGCTACCGGACCGGGTCTCTGCAGATCCTcaaccagctgctgctgcctcacCAGACCGTTTACGACGAGATCCGCTCGGTGCAGGACGCTTACGAGGCCATCAAGTCCATGAAG GTGCGGGGAGCCCCGGCCATCGCTATCGTCGGCTGCCTCAGTCTGGCTGTGGAGCTGCGAGCCGGAGCCGGCGGTGATGACCCTGTGACCTTCATCAGGGAGTCTTTGTGTCAGCTGACCTCAGCCAGGCCCACCGCCGTCAACATGGGCCGTGCCGCTCGCGAGCTGATGGAGTTTGCTGAGAACGAGAGCATGGAGAAGAACTCGGAGCAGCTCAGAGAAAG TGTAATTGCCTGGATCGAAGACATGCTGGAGCGTGACGTCAATGACAACAGGAAGATCGGAAACTACGGCGCCCAGCACATCTTGTCTGGCGTCCCGAGGGACTCCGTGACCATCCTCACACACTGCAACACCGGCTCGCTCGCCACAGCTGGATACGGGACCGCGCTGG gtgtggtGCGAAGCCTCCACGGGCTGGGCAGGCTGAAGCGGGTGTACTGCACAGAGACGAGGCCGTACAACCAGGGATCCAGACTTACGGCGTACGAGGCGGTAGCAGAGGGAATCCCCGCTACGCTCATCACAGACAGCATGGCGGCCCTCACCATGAGAGAAATGGACATCACAG CCGTGGTGGTGGGTGCAGACAGGGTGGTTGCCAACGGTGACACAGCCAACAAGGTGGGCACATACCAGCTGGCCATCGCCGCCAAGCACCACGGGATTCCCTTCTATGTGGCTGCGCCCAGCACGTCGTGCGACCTGAGCCTGGAGAGCGGCAGGGACATCATCATCGAAGTGCGCCCCCCCGAGGAACTCACCAGTATAAACGGAGTCTCCATTGCCGCCCCAG GTATCGAGGTGTGGAACCCAGCGTTCGATGTGACCCCTCACCAGCTCATCACAGGAGGCATCATCACAGAGCTGGGAGTCTTCCTCCCCTCTGAGCTCCAGGCGGCGCTCACCGGCCGCCTCACTGCCCTCTAG